In Humulus lupulus chromosome 6, drHumLupu1.1, whole genome shotgun sequence, a single genomic region encodes these proteins:
- the LOC133785891 gene encoding uncharacterized protein LOC133785891 codes for MGNQAWLDRYQNAEVTFMNEGSFDHCPALLQVYPEVRSGRKPFRYFRMWQKAPGFLEKLREVWQDQVYGAPMFKLVQKLRKFKGKLKDLNKVETGDINVDVSYKLQELHSLQSELQNNPRDRELIIQEKEARERYEEARSNLISFLRQKAKLHWLKDGDENTSMFHASIRARRTTSRVYAIEDKEGCQVHEPHQITVAFLSFYEDLLGTAMAHRKSVMLGVIKQGPLINETHKRLLQHLYTDEDVKNSTFAIPGNKLPGPDGYSSFFFQTIGKW; via the coding sequence ATGGGGAATCAAGCATGGTTGGATAGATACCAGAATGCAGAGGTGACTTTCATGAATGAAGGTAGTTTTGATCACTGTCCAGCCCTCTTACAGGTCTACCCGGAAGTGAGGTCAGGAAGGAAACCTTTTCGGTATTTCCGAATGTGGCAAAAGGCTCCTGGTTTTTTAGAGAAACTTCGCGAGGTATGGCAGGATCAAGTTTATGGTGCTCCTATGTTTAAACTAGTTCAGAAACTGAGGAAGTTTAAAGGAAAGTTGAAAGACTTAAATAAGGTGGAAACAGGTGATATTAATGTGGATGTTTCTTATAAGCTACAGGAGCTCCATTCCCTTCAGTCGGAACTTCAAAATAATCCGCGGGATAGGGAGCTTATCATCCAAGAAAAGGAGGCTAGGGAGAGGTATGAAGAAGCTCGGTCAAATCTCATTTCCTTCCTTCGACAAAAAGCCAAATTGCATTGGCTTAAGGATGGGGATGAGAATACCTCTATGTTCCATGCGAGTATTAGAGCCCGAAGAACTACAAGCCGAGTTTATGCCATAGAGGATAAAGAAGGTTGCCAGGTACACGAGCCCCATCAAATCACAGTAGCTTTCTTGAGTTTTTATGAAGATCTCTTGGGAACAGCCATGGCTCACAGGAAAAGTGTGATGTTAGGGGTGATTAAACAAGGGCCTCTGATTAACGAAACTCACAAAAGATTACTACAGCACCTGTATACAGATGAAGATGTTAAAAATTCCACCTTTGCGATTCCAGGAAACAAATTGCCAGGCCCGGATGGTTACAGCAGCTTCTTTTTCCAGACAATTGGGAAATGGTAG